A stretch of Ranitomeya variabilis isolate aRanVar5 chromosome 3, aRanVar5.hap1, whole genome shotgun sequence DNA encodes these proteins:
- the LOC143815014 gene encoding aquaporin-3-like, with amino-acid sequence MDQVHKVQLCQQSSFHQRVRIMADMDDQLPLLEKWKQKIKTTNLYVRCGLAEFLGTFILILFGCGSVAQMELSGFAKGQFLSVNMAFGFAVSAGAYVCAGISGAHLNPAVSFSMFLIKKTTWQLMLVYFLAQFLGSFIGACLVFGLYFDALHVYSGGNWTVYGPQATAGIFASYPSEHLSVVNGLTDQVIATAALMICLLAIIDENNNAAPRGLQPFVIGLIVLLVGLSMGFNCGYPINPARDLAPRIFTACVGWGLEVFRAGGHWWWVPVVGPMIGGVIGTFLYELLIGIHHAPNRHKVDREDNGECDPSELQMIELMG; translated from the exons ATGGATCAAGTCCATAAAGTGCAGCTGTGCCAGCAGAGCAGCTTCCATCAGAGGGTCAGGATCATGGCGGACATGGATGATCAGTTGCCGCTCCTGGAAAAGTGGAAACAAAAGATTAAGACAACTAACCTCTATGTGCGCTGCGGGCTGGCTGAGTTTTTAGGGACTTTTATATTAATT cTATTTGGCTGCGGTTCTGTGGCTCAGATGGAGCTGAGTGGTTTCGCCAAAGGTCAATTTCTAAGCGTCAATATGGCGTTCGGTTTTGCTGTCAGTGCCGGCGCCTATGTCTGTGCTGGAATCTCAG GCGCCCATCTCAATCCGGCTGTGTCGTTCTCCATGTTCCTCATAAAGAAGACCACCTGGCAGCTGATGCTCGTCTACTTCCTGGCACAATTCCTCGGCTCTTTTATTGGCGCATGCCTGGTATTTGGTTTGTATTTTG ATGCCCTTCATGTGTACAGCGGCGGCAACTGGACGGTGTATGGACCACAGGCGACTGCAGGGATATTTGCGTCCTACCCGTCAGAACATCTGAGTGTAGTAAATGGACTCACGGATCAG GTGATCGCCACCGCTGCCTTAATGATTTGCCTTCTAGCCATTATTGATGAAAATAATAATGCAGCTCCCCGGGGTCTACAGCCGTTTGTGATTGGTCTGATAGTCCTGCTCGTTGGCCTTTCTATGGGATTCAACTGTGGATACCCCATTAATCCAGCCCGGGACCTGGCCCCCCGAATCTTCACAGCATGTGTCGGCTGGGGCCTAGAAGTCTTCCG GGCTGGAGGTCACTGGTGGTGGGTACCCGTAGTGGGCCCCATGATCGGTGGGGTCATTGGGACGTTTCTTTATGAACTGCTCATTGGAATTCATCACGCACCGAACCGGCACAAGGTGGACCGTGAAGACAATGGAGAGTGCGATCCTTCTGAACTCCAGATGATTGAATTAATGGGATAG